The Corynebacterium occultum sequence GGGGTGCACGCCAGTGGGCAGGTCGCCCATGTGGATGTGCCCCCGGAATCACTCGACACCCGCAGCATTGACGGGGACCCGGCCCGCCTGGCGCGGCGGCTTTCCCGGTTGTTGCCGCCCGATATCCGGATCAGCAGCTGCGAGCTGGCTCCGGCGGGTTTCGACGCCCGTTTCTCGGCGCTGCGCCGCCACTACGTCTACCGGGTGACCACCCACCCTTCCGGGGCGTTGCCGACCAGGGTGCGGGACACCGCGGTCTGGCCGAAGACGGTGCACCTGGCGGATATGCAGGAAGCCGCCGAGGTTCTGCTGGGGCTGCATGATTTTGCCGCCTTCTGCAAGGCCAAACCCCATGCCACCACTGTCCGTGAGCTGCAGGCCTTCGAGTGGCATGATGTCTCCACCGCAGCCGAACCCCAGCTCTATGAGGCGCATGTGACCGCCGATGCTTTCTGCTGGTCCATGGTGCGCTCCCTGGTGGGTTCCTGCCTAGTGGTGGGGGAGGGGCGTCGTCACACTGGTTTCACGGAAGCGTTGCTGACGGAACGCAGCCGTTCCTCCCGGGTTCCGGTGGCACCGGCCTGCGGACTCAGTCTGGTGGGGGTGGACTATCCGGAGCCTGCGGAGCTGGCCGCCCGGGCGGCGGAAACCCGGGACCGCAGGGTACTCCCCGAGCAGGGTTAGCACATCCTGCTACCGCTGTGTTCCAGATCATAGCCACTTAATTAATTCCCGCGCTTTGCGGGGCGCAGCCCAGTCGGCTGGGGTGGGGCGGTTACACTCTTAGGCGTTCTCAAACCCCGGATGACGCAAAAGGAAGGTAACCGTAACGGGCCATGGATACCTATCAGACCATTATCATTGCGGCACTCGTGTTTACGGTGCCGGGTCTGGTCCTCAACTGGATCTCCGGGCTCAAGGGCCCCTGGGCCATCGCGGCCGCCATTCCCAGCACCTTCGGTCTCTACGGGCTGGCCGCCTGGCTGATCGGGTTGACGGATGCCCGCTTCAGCGTGGGCACGGTGTCTGTGGTGTGGGCGATTCTGCTCCTGCTCGCCCTGGTGTGGCGGGGCGCTTTCCTCACCTTCCGGGGATGGCGGGAAAAGGGCAGTCGCCGGGTTGAATCCGCTGAGCCGGACACCCCGCGGACCAGTCCTCCCACTCCGGTGGAGTTTACCCCGGCTGCCGAGAGCGGCCGGGTGGCCGGGGATGCCGCCCTGGACCTTTCCCCGGCTT is a genomic window containing:
- the truA gene encoding tRNA pseudouridine(38-40) synthase TruA; the encoded protein is MRETSGLVRIRLDLAYDGTDFHGWAKQGNSDLRTVQRSIEEALNLVLRVPAELTVAGRTDAGVHASGQVAHVDVPPESLDTRSIDGDPARLARRLSRLLPPDIRISSCELAPAGFDARFSALRRHYVYRVTTHPSGALPTRVRDTAVWPKTVHLADMQEAAEVLLGLHDFAAFCKAKPHATTVRELQAFEWHDVSTAAEPQLYEAHVTADAFCWSMVRSLVGSCLVVGEGRRHTGFTEALLTERSRSSRVPVAPACGLSLVGVDYPEPAELAARAAETRDRRVLPEQG